A window of Lepidochelys kempii isolate rLepKem1 chromosome 1, rLepKem1.hap2, whole genome shotgun sequence contains these coding sequences:
- the LOC140915597 gene encoding olfactory receptor 51G2-like: MSADNYTKFKSAVFLLTGIPGQEDVYPWISVPFCLMYVISIVGNSVILFIIKTDQSLHEPMYIFLSMLAITDLGLSVSTIPTTLGIFLFNSREISLDACFAQLFFIHSFSYIESSVLLLMAFDRFIAICNPLRYASILTPPRIYRMGLLFVLRSVALISPLPFLLKRFRYCRANVLSHSYCLHQEVMKMACSDVTVNSIYGFTIKLLSVGLDSLFIFFSYVMILKTVLSITSPKECIRALNTCVSHLWAVLLFYIPAIGLSVIHRFGNSSSHLLQIILGYIYLLVPPLMNPIVYSVKSKHLRARIIRVFFK; encoded by the coding sequence ATGTCAGCTGACAATTACACCAAATTCAAATCTGCAGTGTTCCTTCTCactgggatacctgggcaggaagaTGTCTATCCCTGGATCTCTGTCCCCTTCTGCTTAATGTATGTTATTTCGATAgtaggaaattcagtcattctgttcattataaaaactgatcaaagcctccatgagcccatgtacattttcctttccatgttggccATCACAGACCTTGGTTTATCGGTATCAACTATACCAACGACACTGGGAATATTCTTATTTAACTCTAGGGAGATCAGCCTCGATGCCTGCTTTGCCCAGCTATTCTTCATCCACTCATTTTCATACATTGAATCTTCTGTGCTTTTGTTGATGGCCTTTGACCGCTTCATTGCAATCTGTAACCCGCTGAGATATGCTTCCATCTTAACCCCACCTAGAATATACAGGATGGGACTTTTGTTTGTGCTAAGATCGGTGGCCCTAATATCTCCACTGCCCTTTCTCTTGAAACGGTTCCGATACTGTCGAGCCAATGTCCTCTCCCATTCTTACTGCCTGCACCAGGAGGTCATGAAGATGGCTTGTTCAGATGTCACAGTCAACAGCATCTATGGTTTCACTATTAAACTCTTATCGGTGGGATTGGACTCGTTGTTCATCTTTTTCTCCTATGTGATGATCCTTAAAACTGTGCTGAGTATAACATCCCCCAAAGAGTGCATCAGGGCGCTGAACACCTGCGTCTCCCACCTCTGGGCTGTCCTGCTCTTCTACATACCAGCTATTGGCTTGTCTGTGATACACAGATTTGGGAACAGCTCTTCTCACTTGCTTCAGATTATCCTGGGCTATATCTACTTGCTGGTCCCACCCCTGATGAACCCAATCGTGTACAGTGTGAAAAGCAAACACCTTCGTGCAAGGATAATTAGGGTTTTCTTCAAGTGA